The genomic DNA GAAGACGGCATTCGCAtgcgaggtatgggcattatgaattttagtgatgccatttgaccGACAAATGCCCTgcgcttttatggatcttatgaatcggatttttcagccatacttggatcagttagtagtagtttttatcgatgatattttggtgtattccaagtcagaaaaagatcatgagcaacatctccagattgttttgcaaatactacgagaaaagcaattgtacggaaaattgagcaagtgtgaattctggttatcagaagttgtgtttcttggtcatgtcgtatcagcagatggaattagagtggatccaaagaagattgaagcagttattcagtggaaagttcctaagaatgtatcagaggtacgaagttttcttggattggctggttactatcgaagattcgtcaacggattttcaaagatagccttaccgatgaccaagctactacagaagaatattccatttgtttggaatgagcaatgtcagaaaagttttgaagcattgaaacgaatgttaacagaggcaccggtattgactttaccagaatcagaaagagattttgtagtgtacagtgatgcttcattgagtggactgggatgtgtactgatgcttcattgagtgaagagtaataagaggaattgttggtaaatgttgtagagagaagaaatgaagatgttataaacttagttatcaacattttatactaaaacagatttggacagtaacagtagtctaaatttgaaaatataccaaaaatagtataaagtgaattagatgatgaataaaatatgtaattgaagcttaatgaatctatttttatatggaagaaaccaaataggtaaaagagttgtgttttatgagatatttacgttttagtgaaacagagttagagtaatttctggattccctgttctgactttataaattcaccataaattgtgtattaagaattaggattcaaactttatttttatggattccttattgagtctatttttaattgaaacaaatggcatagtcattggatttctgtacaggaagaaatttgattcgtagtgcacaagggtcagagtagccaaaccctgaaacaggggagactttttctaataaactgtactaattggcctgaccaaaaaattctagaaaataattagtaagtagatatatgagtctagttttagggaaaatttacggaattggatttcgagtttcgtaacttgagatatgatttttttagcgaccgtgacgcagatggatagtttactacgaaaactgtttaagtgctaagataagttttgtaatgtctcctgcttgactccggcaacggtctcgggtagggggacgttacattTCACAACTTTCAAGCATGAAtaatttcatgcttcactaaatttCATCTTAGCTTTAGGCCGGTGTTCTTTCCGGTCGAGAATCGTGAGATACGAATTCGTGTTAAAAATTCGTCCCATCAGTATTCATttttttcctaagtatcgggatagaacaatcatcccttaaagttaaatTCAATTTCAAGTCAAAGTGCACGTTTGGTTGGATTCGTATTTTCTTACAATTGGAGATTCGAGTCGGTCGTGCTATATTTGGACTTTTGATAACAAATCGAGGAAGAAGTGATCGGGTTCAAACGACCCACGCAGTTGAGGTcgttaattcgagttgggttcttcagaacaCAAGGCTGCCGGAATCTTGAATCAGAACCCGTGTATCTCAGTTAGATAAttggtaagggttggtttgcaggtcgtacAGGAACAAACTActagaggaagaattggtggttaggacgttATTAACTGCTATAACTAGCTTATCGATCggaggagaagattaattttcAAGGATTAATTCTTGATACGAAATttaccgagtctaaggctaaggcttattttatttgtttacacAAGTCTGAATTTATTTCCAGTTTACATTTATTTTCAATAGTATTCAATCGTTTATTTAAGTTGATTAGATTATTTTACTTTCTTAAACATTCTCATACTCccttaatttaattgtttatttttgtTGCAGGTACGtttggagtcgtgggcacgaTTTTTGACATGACGTTTGACGCGACGAATATTCTGTTCATAAGTAAACACAGAAGTTGATTACGATATTCAATCCctgtggactcgaccctactactACTCTTTActacaatttaaagttgtttttgtAGGAGTTATTTTTTGTGGTTTTGACACCCATCAAAGACATTTTTTGATTTTGGGCCAATGACAGTTACAATTTGGGTTAGGGTTTGTTTGGGTTTAGGGTTAATGATTTGGGCCTGTGGGGTACTTGGACATTTGTTTTGGTCTGTTTTGTAATATTTGGATTTAGTCTTGGGCCATTGTAATTTGGGCTTTGTTGTAAATGGACTTTGACTTGgacttaataattattttatttattctggGCCCAGgtcaaaattggcctataacaattATATTTTTACCTTTATTAGTTTATTTATACaatgataaaatgataattttatatagTGGATTGGGTGGGGGGCAAGCAATTACCATAATTGCTTTATACCAACTATCCTAAAAAAAATCCACCCGTCCCATCCTGACTACCCCGTATTCACTTTTCAAACAAAAAAATCTACTACACTTAAAGTGGATTGGTTCAAAATCTATTGAGTGGTTCAGGTTTTACCATCCCTACAAGCAGTGCCTACTAGCAAGGCTAGAACTTGTCATTTTTATGGTTGGCAACTTTTATAAACATTATCTTTAAGCTACAATCTTTGTTGATATTTTAGATGTGTGCACACATATCTCTAAAGACCAAATCTTTTATAGAAACATATCTTGAGTTTTGGTTTGGATTGGATCATTGAGGAGATTGGATTGGGTAACTTGTTTAGATTTGAGGACTTATTCTGGACTTACTtgttggaaaattttcaaaatatatatagtgTTCCAATAGCTACAAATGAAAAGGTACAAGTGATCCGAAAATAATGTCATTTGGTTATTAAGCAAAAGTTGTGACTATTCATAGTGACCAATTATATCTGTTGTCACCAAAAGTTAtaccatttaattaataacaaaaGGTCATCATTATTCAAGTAGATATTTATTGAATAATGATGTTTATGACTAAAGATATAACTATTTATTTTGGTGAAAAAACATGAGATCTCCTATAAATAGGAGAGAAATTTCATTTGTAGGATAAACATAGAAAAAAGTTTCTTTCTGATCTCTCACCATCTTATATATTCttagatttttatataaaaattataaaattgatatCCTTGTTATCCTTTACTCATTACTTATTGGACTATTTCATTAGTACAAAACATAGATAATTATTAGATTTTATTGTTTCCTAAATTCATTTACCAATAACTCATTTACACACTATAATATTAGGATGAATTAATTTATTGCTAATATTACCCTTTGTAATACAAGCACAAGAAAGCAGCTCCACTAAAGCCATAAACAGCATGGGATTTAAGCTACTATAAGATTTGGAATTTGGACCacctattaaaataaaaacaaaatgggATTTTTGGCCTTAAAATTTTAGCCTCTCTACTGGACCTCCAACAACAGTCCTAACTCAACAACCAATACATGCATTAATTATACCATTTAAGAATATATTTTGAGTTGATTCAATATTACATCTCGTCATAATGATTCTTTTGGCTCATTACTCGTTCGTTACACAATTTTTGAAGAAAAGAATCACAAAGTTGCAGCTCCcactaattattttatttaagtggGATTAATCACATAAAAAAAATGAGGTGGTCCACTTGAATTGTACTCCAGTAAAGCCTCTGCCAGATGGAGGTGGTCAATGTCTAAGATTTCACATCAAAGAGGAGGTCCTTGCACTTACACCTTTGAGTTCAGCAGGGACTCTGCATTTCTTGCTGAACCAGAGAATAGAACAGATCATGTCGTCACTTTGGCCCCTCTACTATAGTGAAAATTTCTAGTTGATTTTATATCTTCcatcatttttatttttgttctctTTACTCTTGCTCAATGAATGCCATATTTTGATTTGTTGCTTTTTATGAAATATTGCTATGCTGACCGATTTATGAAAGAACTGATTTTTGATATACAAAAATGGATAAATGGGAATCGACTGAGAACTATTTAATGCCAACATCAAAACTATGGCTGTTGTTTAAAGATAACAATAGGGCTTTTAACACTGTGCCCTTTGTTACTCCTCCAATCAAGCGTAGCTGATAGGATATCTGTCCCATTCTTCATTGAACCGCCCTTCACCGAAACTCGGAAAGATTTCTTCTGATGTTTCCTAGTAAATTTCAATGTTTCCGGGATAACTGTGATGGAAAGTTCCTTGGGAGATGTCACTTTTGCCGTGAACTTGGTATTCCGGAATCCAACATAAGTTACAATCCTGTAAAACACTGCTAAAATTCTCGATTCGGTACTGTTCAGTTGGATGTGCATGGATGGATAATTGAGCCCGTCAAACCCTAATGCAGGTTTAAAGCTTGAGCAGTTATATTTTTGCTTGCCTCGAATGAGTAGGTCAATGGTGGTGCTATTGAACCCTTCTTTGCAAAGGAAACTTATATAAGAACTTTCGCTAATGTCATAGATGAGCCCAGCGTGTACAGCTCTAGCTGGATTTATCTGACCCGATCCTGAGCTTAGCTCCCCATATTTGTCTTTGATTTTCATGGGTGTTGCTAAAGTAAGAAAATGATATGGTGATTGAATTAGAAAAATGAATATCTTGTCTTTCATTTGATAACCAATCTATTTGGTTGATGTGATTTGGAAGTTTTACCAGTAGTCATGAGAGCAGACTTGATTGCAGCAGGCGACCAGTCTGGATGGAATGACTTGACATATGCTGCAGCAGCTGAAGCATGAGGGCAAGCCATTGATGTGCCGGACATAAAGTTAAACGCCGAATAGCGTTGGTCAATTGTTTCGTCAGTTACAGTGTTCAGTTTTGTGTAGGCAGCCAATATGTTTAATCCTGGAGCAGTAATGTCGGGCTGGCCAGCCATGGGAAGTCTCGactcaagttagaaatgaaaataaAGAGCAATAGGAGAGGGTGGCGAGAAGATTGATTTTACCTTGAGAATGTTGAGGTTTGTTAGTTGAGGCCCTCTAGATGAGAAAGATGCTACAAAGGGAGCTTTCATGTGAACAGTTCTAGTCTTATATATGACAGCTTGAGGGTTCCTGAGATCATCCAGTTCTTTTCACATTGTTGAATGAAAGCTTCTGAAAATGAAAAGAATTAATCAAAAAGAAGGCTTACTTGGTAGAGTTTATATATCGATCAAGCCTATCGCCGGTCTTGTTACGAAGCACAATGGTTGCAGGTATAAGAGTGAGGAAGTAATAGTCTGTTGGTTCATCAACTGCCAGTATGGTTCCTGCCCCGTCCAGCATTCTGATCGTATAATCTTGTCCTGAATTCCCTAGGCAATACACGATCTTTCCTTTCACATTGTTCTCGCCCAGTGTTCCGGTATCGCATGCACTTTAATCATGTTTAAACACGATGTGATTAGAGCCTAATGCAATTAGAGAAACGCACGAGGCCTAATTTATACCTGACATTTCCGTAGTAATTTCCAGAAACATTGGTTGCATGGGCTCCATTCGTGAAAGGGTACATCTTGGTTTTCATCGAAAATGTGTTGATTCCATTGCCCTATATTGATGTAGGACATCGGATTTAGTATGATTATTATTATGCAATATATAAGCTGACTGCAGGAATTCATAAGAGAATTCAGAAACATACAGAAGTCATCATTCCATTGCCGAGCTTAATAAGCGAGGTGAATTGCCTATCAATACTGCTAGCAGCGACGGTTAAGATCCATGGTGCAACATTTTCAACAGTTGTGAGCATTGGGCCGTCGTTTCCTCCGGCACAGGATGTTAAGATCCCTTTCCTCATCGCATGGAAAGCTCCTATAGCGACAGAATCATTGAAAAAATCCCTGGAAGCACCGCCTAAGGAAAGGGATATCACGTCTACTCCATCGACGATGGCATCATCAAATGCAGCCAGTACATCCATATCGCTACACCCATCGCTCCAGCAAACTTTGTACATGGCTATACGGGCGGATGGCACGCCACCTCGAGCCGTTCCTTTGGCTATGCCATATAGGCTGGAGTTCTTTACAGCTATGCCAGCAGCAGTGGAGGCTGTATGGGTGCCATGGCCGTCGGTATCAACAGGTGTTGGCTCATCGGGATTAGGACCGTAGTTGTCTATATGATAGTATCTTGCACCAATGACTTTACTGCCAATGTTACAAAAGCTTCAACATCAAAATCTTATGCACTAAGAtgttaaaaaaaaatcacaattgTTATGTAAATTTTCCCGTTTTAAGTTGGAGAAATTACTTGTTGCAACCAGTAAAGTTGGCCCCTTTGTCACATTTACCCTTCCATTTAGCTGGTGGAGGTCCATAACCCGTATCGTTAAAACTAGGAGATCCTGACCAAATACCTGTAACAacattaaacaaataaatacaatttcaaagataaaaaaaaaaagaagaacttGTTTTTCCCACATTTACCAGTGTCCAATAAACCAACTATGATTTTGCCTTCAACAATGGCGTTCCTGTTAGAAC from Gossypium arboreum isolate Shixiya-1 chromosome 9, ASM2569848v2, whole genome shotgun sequence includes the following:
- the LOC108455516 gene encoding subtilisin-like protease SBT4.15 translates to MILSFASCLLCLATANFVQGSIENERKPYIVYMGEVPEYGVRISVMDEHDKLLSKAIGDENIVRESKIHSYGKSINAFAARLLPDEAKRLSDEDGVVSVFESSKRKLLTTRSWDFLGMPESSNRNAIVEGKIIVGLLDTGIWSGSPSFNDTGYGPPPAKWKGKCDKGANFTGCNNKVIGARYYHIDNYGPNPDEPTPVDTDGHGTHTASTAAGIAVKNSSLYGIAKGTARGGVPSARIAMYKVCWSDGCSDMDVLAAFDDAIVDGVDVISLSLGGASRDFFNDSVAIGAFHAMRKGILTSCAGGNDGPMLTTVENVAPWILTVAASSIDRQFTSLIKLGNGMMTSGNGINTFSMKTKMYPFTNGAHATNVSGNYYGNVSACDTGTLGENNVKGKIVYCLGNSGQDYTIRMLDGAGTILAVDEPTDYYFLTLIPATIVLRNKTGDRLDRYINSTKNPQAVIYKTRTVHMKAPFVASFSSRGPQLTNLNILKPDITAPGLNILAAYTKLNTVTDETIDQRYSAFNFMSGTSMACPHASAAAAYVKSFHPDWSPAAIKSALMTTATPMKIKDKYGELSSGSGQINPARAVHAGLIYDISESSYISFLCKEGFNSTTIDLLIRGKQKYNCSSFKPALGFDGLNYPSMHIQLNSTESRILAVFYRIVTYVGFRNTKFTAKVTSPKELSITVIPETLKFTRKHQKKSFRVSVKGGSMKNGTDILSATLDWRSNKGHSVKSPIVIFKQQP